The following is a genomic window from Phaseolus vulgaris cultivar G19833 chromosome 6, P. vulgaris v2.0, whole genome shotgun sequence.
ttaaatattaaacaagAATTTGGTACAAAAGTTGTAGGATAAACTTATAGTAATAACATATATTTGAATAAGATTcttaaaataaacttataaaaaacaataaagtaaaatatatatttttataagttaaaactactttatataaattaagaaaaaaatttagataaattatataaatgacTTAATTCTAGTTTAcaaagaatttatttattttttatttatttttctcatctAAAACTTTTTATGGAGAAATTTATCAAATGTATAGTTAAGTAAGGGTGAAAAAACATGAAAATCACAAGAAGAGATGATTGAattgtaatttaattaaatttaaaaatcatttacaaaatcGTTTGAAAGATAATGTTGAGTTAGTGTTTTGGTttatcaaacaaagaaattttaacttttagCTTTACTGAAGTTGAATATTTACTCACTGATGATCATATTGATGATCATATTGTAATTCTAGCGTATGATAGATTACTTCTGATGCATGTTTCTCCTAAACTGATTTGCTGAAAAAGATTGACTTAAAAGATATGtttaaataaacatattttagaaAGTTTTGTCTAATAAAGAATAAAAGGTGTATCCTTAACATCTCTCCAAAATTATGTTTACATTAGATGGACATATTGAAAAGCTTATTCCATCCTCAACTCTTTTAGATTAAATGATCATATTAAACACAAATTTTACAACTCAACTCAATCActtgattaatttattttttcttgttatcTTAAACAAGTGATCAAATCATAGTTCTTGTGTTTGACCCAATAATATAGATGCAAACTACAAACTTAGTTTTCAATAAAACTCTTTAATAagacatttttaatataaactcTCACATTTACTCTCTTTCATGAGTTAGTGCAGATGAAAATAACATGCAAAATAAAGGAGATATGCGAGAGATAAAATATCACATAAATTTATACTAGCTTGTCTGTCACAATGGACTATGTCTAGTTCTTGACCAACAAACTGAGTTCAACTAGGCAAACTAATGTTGTGAAGTACACTAGAGTATTCTTTGGGCTCATATACTCCTAGATAATccctttagtattttttttccttaagcCACTCCCAAATGACACTGAGTAATCTTTGGGCACTCCTTGATAATCCCATGAGTATTCTTTCCGCAAGTCACTCATAACTAACATCGAGTATTCTTTATGCTTGTAGTCACTCCTGGCTAATCACTTGAGTATTATTTCCTTGAACTGCTCCCAAATAATCCTTCGAGTATTCTTTCCTTAAGTTATTCCTGACTGAACGAGTATTCTTTATCCATTCCTGATTCACATACCAGAATTGAATGCTTGGATGATCATCTAATCATCTTATCTGACTACTGGAAAGGGATAGTGTCTCATAGATGAATACACAATTTAAGCTTTCTCTCCTTGTACAAATCATCTTGCTCTCTAAGGAGGATAACATCTTTTGACATATACAATATATACACACTATTTCTCTCTCTCCCTCCCTCCTAGGTAGCTAGATTAACCCTCTCGATGTTTTCTATGAAGTCTTATGCATCCTAATGCTGTAGAAACATTCCGAATTTAAGCTTGAGGATCCTTTTATGAAGTTGTCACAACAAACTTTTAATGTATTTTGTCCTTACACAACATCCTTGATAAATGATAATGGTTTTTCCCCTAGGTAGCCTAACCTTTTGCACCAATTCATGGTTAAAGTACATACCATACAAGATAGATAATTGGTTTATAGTTGAAATACTCTTGTGTTAAGAGGTTGATGACAAAGACAATTTTAACTCTTTTTCCAAGAGATCATTTTATATTGACTTCAGCTTGTATCTTTAATGAATCTCTTTGGAAGACGAAGTCATTGGGCATTTGGTGCATCCAAACacatatattcaaaatatataataccaTTTGTGATTGTCTGATTGTATGTTTTGATCATGTAAGCATTATGTCAATCAAGGACGAGCTTACAAAATGTTGTTTCGTCTATCAAATAGAACACTTACATCTTACATGATTTATTATGTTGAACAtcaattttctttcaaaatatacataattatatttaaatttgagtGTTTTCGACACTTAATCAAAACTATAAAGTGTTgaacttttcttttttaacaataaattttatCTACATAATTCTTTTAGATAATTTGATGAAAATTCATAATACTTTTCTACAtagcaatatttttttttgtttatctaTATAgtatttcttcatttttttctttgttttcttttaaggttattttttataaatcaataaatataataagtttCCTTATATTCTAATTAAATTTTTCTATAGTTTTACATTTTATATCTTCCTCTCTCCATCCCACATATTAAATAcatgtataaattttttaaagattgGAAAATACATCAATATATAAtcgataaaaaattaattaaggaGATCTTTAATCTTGTAAATTACAAATGAATAGAAACacaatttttctaaaaatttgaCACTTAAAGAGAAAGGAATATCTTTTACCACAtccctttcttttttttattccttgaatatattattagtttctataaaatgaatacattttgattttgatcccgataatttttttttatcttttaaaaattaaaaaaatgattactTCTATCGCtattattataagaaattaataaactatttttGTGTTGAATAAGAGTACATAATTATATCAGGAAATATCTTGATATATAGAAAACCTCGTTAAATTTATAAGATACATATTTATTAATctattgtaaaataaatattaaattaaaaataataatttaaaacttttgaaaaataaaaaaatattttacactaACTCAGATAAAAATTTACTCATGTTATAggaattaaaaatagttatttaaaattttatatactgaaaaaaattataatattaaaatttgaagttGATAATTTTGTAGATATAAAAAGCATATTTAATTCTCTTTTGTTATTCGCAGCCGTCACGTCTTTCCATTCTTCAATGCTTACTGCCcacaaacaaattttttattgtacAATCTTGAACCATTTGAAGGCTTCTTCATTacaatcaaaattcaaaatccaAATCAACGTTGATTACATATAAAAGCAGAAACAGATGATTTGGTGTTGTTGGTAGTTGACCAGTTGGTGAGTTCAGTTATTTCTATGCATTTGATTTCCCTGTTTCCAATTGGATTTGAGATAATCTTTTGATTCCATAAGACACCCTCTATCTGTTTCTCTCCCTGCATCTCTTTTTGTTTCATTCTTCCTCTGCTTACTCTGGTTAGCGATTTTCATTTGCCTATGATGTTGAATTTGTTTCCTTTCTTCTATAATGGTTGTTGGGTATGTATGTCTTTTGATTGGTGGGTTAAATTCATGAGGGGTGGATTCTGTTTTTGtagaaagttttattttttgtgaattggtggaaagaatattttatttacagGTCAATGATGGGGTGTTATGATATGTCAAAAGCTCGTGATATAGgtgaatttaattaataaaaaaagaatctTTAGCaccctttttttcctttttgttttttttttatataatttcagTAGTTCCATTGCAATTTTGATGATCTATTCCGGTTACCCTTTTGGGAGATTGAGTTTCCTTAACAGGGTTTTGTATTTCAGACTGCAATAATGATTGagatttatttacttttttatgaAAGAGTGCTTTCTGCCTAATGAAGTGTGgcatttaaaaatgaaataccAATCTTGAGGAGTTGTGAAAGAACTGTAGTGTTAGGATTTGAAGGCAAAAGGAGTTTCTGGCTTTGAAGGTTTCTGTTATGACAGAGGAATTTAAGGCTTGTTGCAGAGTAGGGTTCTGTAAAGATTGAAATACATCAATGTGGCAAGCTTGATGAGTTTTAAATGCAGAgagataaaattaattattttctagatATGTTTCATCTGTGACCTACACGAATTTCTTTGTGTTGGATGGCTGCAACAGTAGcattaattaatgattttttatttattttgaacttATACTGCTTATGTTATGacttagagaaaaaaaaaatgagccTTGCACATTGTGTTGGTTTTCTCATTTATTCATATATGATACTAATAAGACAGACTTTGATTTTTGTATGAAAGCTATCTTGTACAGTGTTTGACAATGTTCTTTTTGGTTGTTGGTAGCACAGGAACAATGTCTGAGAAAATCACAGCTGAGAACCTTATTGAAAGTCTTGTGGACACATTTGTAGAGAAGAAAAAATCTGTATCATTCTTTCAGGGTGAGAAGTCAGACTCAGTGAGTTCCCAGATCAATAGACTATTTGGACGCGAGAAACCAGTGCACCATATTTTAGGGGGTGGAAAATGTATGGCATTTAAATAAGTACTTCTCTATAAGTACCTTTAGGAGAATAAAGTAAGAAGAAAAGTGAAATTAACTTTTTCATAAACTAAAACTAGCTTATGCATAAACAATTTCATAGAATTTCTCTCATTAACTTCTCTAAACTTTATTTTAACTTATGCATAagctaattatattttatgaagaaatttgtttattctttttatCTTCTTCTCCTAAAAGTGCTCACAGATAAATGTATAGTATTGGCATTAACTAAAccatttaaatgattttttgtgTTTGCCTTTGAATGTCATAGCTGCTGATGTCTTGTTATGGAGGAACAAGAAGATTTCTGCTAGTGTTTTAACTAGTGCAACGGTTGTATGGGTGCTTTTTGAATGGCTTAACTATcattttcttactcttttatGCTTCGCATTGGTTGTTGTAATGCTTGCACAGTTTGTATTTTCAAATGCTTCTGGCTTTTTCAACAGGTTATTCATTCATTTTTACATCTTTTTGTTTTCATCAATGTTACCCAACTTTACAGCTTTAATTGTGATTTGTTGTTTATGTTGACAGAGCGCCATCTGATGTACCCCGTCTTGTTGTCCCTGAAGAACTCTTTGTGAATATTGCAACTGCAGTTGGTGGTGAGGTTAACCGGGGCTTGAGGTTTCTTCAAGATGTTGCTTGTGGAGCaaatctgaagcagtttctTATTGTGGGTTTGCATTTATGTTCAGACACTTTGGTATTTTCATGTATCATTTCTTTAGTTTCTGACTTCTGTGTCTGCATCACTACTTGTTTTTCATTACTTCCTCTACTGTGAAATTTtctttatagtttttaaaacgTTATGTTATTTATACCTGCCAATTTTCATGGCAAATGCTGGTTTGATCTTTTCTTATTGTGAGGCTCTATATTGGTCTAACATTGACAACACTAAACGAAATAACATTGTATTCCATAGATTCTTACATATTTTTACTCTGTTGACAATATCCATCACAGGATCTTCCAAAGCCACATCATGAAATACACTTTAGAGTCAATAGAGAGTGCTTCTGTATATAACTGGGGAACTAAATTCAGTTAGAACTTTCCATTTCACTCCCCATTTTAAGGCATAAAATTTGTAGGTATTTAGAATTAACAAGAACAATGTTGAGTAACTGATGCCATATAGGAAAAAGATAGGTTGCTTGAGCTTGAGGTTGTGATTACTTTCGTGTAAACTAAATCTCCTTTCTCTTTTATAACTGTGAGTTCAGTGGTAATGCCTCATTACTAGGGTCAGCTTAGAGAAGGATTTAGGTAGTTTGCATACGATCCTAAAACCATTTACATACtctaaaaatgaatttgtttctATTCTACATGtagcaaaagaaaaaattacatGCATTTTTCCATGGAATTTGTGATCAATGGTCAAAATTTCCCCAGGTTGTAGGAGCTTTGTTTGCTGGTGCTGTGATTGGGGGCTGGTGCAATTTCATATCTGTCATCTATATTGGTGAGTGACCTaccttcttttcttcttttgatATATACACTTTTCCTTTGATTCATACATTATCCCTCATTTTTCCTTCAGAGAAATGTTAAGGATTCTATTTTTAACACTTTTACACACTACTATTGGttgaaatttattgaaaattgcAAATTTTGATATAACTCACTTCtcattcaataattttttcctgaTTTGAAAGTAGAACCTACTAAatctttgatttccaataaatttcaGTCAATAATAGTAGAGTTCTAGAAAGATAGTAAAATGGTCTTTTGCTTTTATTATAAGATTACAGCTTTGTGACTTAGCTGTCATAGGGGTGATAGTAAAATAGAACCCACAGCAGTGGTCTGCAAGTTAGAAAAAGTATTATACTTATATATGTTTCAACTAATAAGTAAATAGTTACTCTGGTCTTCAAAACtataatttattatcatttaGGTAACTGTAagcattaaaattaaaaaaaaagtctttcAAAGTGTAATTTATCTGTAATTTTAGTCCTGCAAGTAGAAAACCCCCGTGTAACATATTTACTATTGTTTTGGTCCCTGGATTTGATCCCGTTGTCATTTTAATCCCTAAACTTAAccatttattatgattttagtCCCTAAACTTAGccatttattatcattttagtCATTAAGGTTAACTCTACGGATAAAAATGACAATGTATCATGTAAAGGGTCTCTAACCACAGGACTAAAGTAATAGAAAAATTACACCTTGAAGGacttttatgaattttaatattttcagaGACTTAAGtgacaataaattttattttggagaACTGAAATGACTGTTTACCCTTCAACTAACCCTATAAAAAAATTTCTCCACATAACATAAACAGTTGAAATTTATAGCACTAAAATAGCCTAATAAACTACATTataaagaagagaaaataaaaaacctaTTTTGTGAAATTGAGTTAGGTAACCCCAATTTCATAAGAGAA
Proteins encoded in this region:
- the LOC137831081 gene encoding reticulon-like protein B8 isoform X1, encoding MSEKITAENLIESLVDTFVEKKKSVSFFQGEKSDSVSSQINRLFGREKPVHHILGGGKSADVLLWRNKKISASVLTSATVVWVLFEWLNYHFLTLLCFALVVVMLAQFVFSNASGFFNRAPSDVPRLVVPEELFVNIATAVGGEVNRGLRFLQDVACGANLKQFLIVVGALFAGAVIGGWCNFISVIYIGFVAAHTLPIFYEKYEDEVDNFANKVFGQMQHHYRNLDASVLSKIPKGKGKKHE
- the LOC137831081 gene encoding reticulon-like protein B8 isoform X2, with protein sequence MSEKITAENLIESLVDTFVEKKKSVSFFQGEKSDSVSSQINRLFGREKPVHHILGGGKSADVLLWRNKKISASVLTSATVVWVLFEWLNYHFLTLLCFALVVVMLAQFVFSNASGFFNRAPSDVPRLVVPEELFVNIATAVGGEVNRGLRFLQDVACGANLKQFLIVGLHLCSDTLVFSCCRSFVCWCCDWGLVQFHICHLYWFCCCTYTSNFL